In a genomic window of Nomascus leucogenys isolate Asia chromosome 4, Asia_NLE_v1, whole genome shotgun sequence:
- the ZNF521 gene encoding zinc finger protein 521 isoform X2 encodes MSRRKQAKPRSLKDPNCKLEDKTEDGEALDCKKRPEDGEELEDEAVHSCDSCLQVFESLSDITEHKINQCQLTDGVDVEDDPTCSWPASSPSSKDQTSPSHGEGCDFGEEEGGPGLPYPCQFCDKSFSRLSYLKHHEQSHSDKLPFKCTYCSRLFKHKRSRDRHIKLHTGDKKYHCSECDAAFSRSDHLKIHLKTHTSNKPYKCAICRRGFLSSSSLHGHMQVHERNKDGSQSGSRMEDWKMKDTQKCSQCEEGFDFPEDLQKHIAECHPECSPNEDRAALQCVYCHELFVEETSLMNHMEQVHSGEKKNSCSICSESFHTVEELYSHMDSHQQPESCNHSNSPSLVTVGYTSVSSTTPDSNLSVDSSTMVEAAPPIPKSRGRKRAAQQTPDMTGPSSKQAKVTYSCIYCNKQLFSSLAVLQIHLKTMHLDKPEQAHICQYCLEVLPSLYNLNEHLKQVHEAQDPGLIVSAMPAIVYQCNFCSEVVNDLNTLQEHIRCSHGFANPAAKDSNAFFCPHCYMGFLTDSSLEEHIRQVHCDLSGSRFGSPVLGTPKEPVVEVYSCSYCTNSPIFNSVLKLNKHIKENHKNIPLALNYIHNGKKSRALSPLSPVAIEQTSLKMMQAVGGAPARPAGEYICNQCGAKYTSLDSFQTHLKTHLDTVLPKLTCPQCNKEFPNQESLLKHVTIHFMITSTYYICESCDKQFTSVDDLQKHLLDMHTFVFFRCTLCQEVFDSKVSIQLHLAVKHSNEKKVYRCTSCNWDFRNETDLQLHVKHNHLENQGKVHKCIFCGESFGTEVELQCHITTHSKKYNCKFCSKAFHAIILLEKHLREKHCVFETKTPNCGTNGASEQVQKEEVELQTLLTNSQESHNSHDGSEEDVDTSEPMYGCDICGAAYTMETLLQNHQLRDHNIRPGESAIVKKKAELIKGNYKCNVCSRTFFSENGLREHMQTHLGPVKHYMCPICGERFPSLLTLTEHKVTHSKSLDTGNCRICKMPLQSEEEFLEHCQMHPDLRNSLTGFRCVVCMQTVTSTLELKIHGTFHMQKTGNGSAVQTTGRGQHVQKLYKCASCLKEFRSKQDLVKLDINGLPYGLCAGCVNLSKSASPGINVPPGTNRPGLGQNENLSAIEGKGKVGGLKTRCSSCNVKFESESELQNHIQTVHRELVPDSNSTQLKTPQVSPMPRISPSQSDEDIVFSMTEETSAHANTTEIWNLSIASP; translated from the exons ATGGAGTGGATGTTGAAGATGATCCGACTTGCTCTTGGCCAGCTTCCTCACCTTCTAGCAAGGATCAGACTTCCCCTAGCCATGGAGAAGGTTGTGATTTTGGAGAGGAAGAAGGTGGCCCTGGGCTTCCGTACCCATGTCAATTCTGTGACAAGTCGTTTAGCCGCCTCAGCTACCTAAAGCACCATGAGCAGAGTCACAGCGACAAACTGCCTTTCAAATGCACCTACTGCAGTAGGCTGTTCAAACACAAGCGCAGCCGAGATCGCCACATAAAACTCCACACCGGGGACAAGAAGTACCACTGCAGTGAATGTGATGCTGCGTTTTCCAGAAGTGATCACTTGAAGATCCACTTAAAGACTCACACGTCCAACAAGCCATATAAATGTGCCATTTGTCGCCGTGGGTTTCTGTCCTCTAGTTCCTTACACGGACACATGCAGGTTCACGAGAGGAACAAGGACGGCTCCCAGTCCGGTTCCAGGATGGAGGACTGGAAGATGAAGGACACTCAGAAGTGCAGTCAGTGTGAGGAAGGCTTTGACTTCCCAGAAGACCTCCAAAAACACATTGCAGAGTGCCACCCTGAATGCTCCCCAAACGAGGACCGAGCGGCCCTCCAGTGTGTCTACTGCCACGAGCTCTTCGTAGAGGAGACCTCCCTCATGAACCACATGGAGCAGGTGCATAGTGGGGAGAAGAAGAACTCATGCAGCATTTGTTCTGAGAGTTTCCACACAGTTGAGGAACTGTACAGCCACATGGACAGTCACCAGCAACCGGAGTCGTGCAATCACAGCAACAGCCCTTCCCTGGTCACAGTGGGCTACACCTCCGTGTCCAGTACGACTCCAGATTCCAACCTCTCAGTGGAcagttcaaccatggtggaagctGCCCCGCCAATCCCAAAGAGTCGAGGGAGGAAGAGGGCCGCTCAACAAACCCCTGACATGACTGGTCCCTCGAGCAAACAAGCAAAAGTTACCTACAGCTGTATTTACTGCAACAAACAATTATTTTCAAGTCTTGCAGTTCTGCAGATTCACCTGAAAACTATGCACTTAGATAAGCCAGAACAGGCCCATATTTGTCAGTATTGCTTGGAGGTCCTGCCCTCACTCTATAACCTAAATGAACATCTTAAGCAAGTGCATGAAGCTCAGGACCCAGGTCTGATTGTTTCTGCCATGCCTGCCATTGTCTACCAGTGTAACTTCTGTTCCGAAGTTGTCAACGACCTCAACACTCTTCAGGAACACATCCGATGTTCTCATGGATTTGCAAACCCTGCAGCTAAAGATAGTAATGCATTCTTTTGTCCCCATTGCTATATGGGGTTTCTCACTGACTCTTCCCTGGAAGAGCATATTAGACAGGTTCATTGTGACCTCAGTGGCTCCCGATTTGGGTCTCCAGTGCTTGGGACTCCCAAAGAACCAGTAGTAGAAGTCTATTCTTGTTCCTATTGTACAAATTCTCCAATATTCAACAGCGTTCTTAAACTGAACAAGCATATCAAAGAGAATCATAAAAACATTCCCTTGGCCCTGAATTATATCCACAATGGGAAGAAATCCAGGGCCTTAAGCCCCCTATCTCCTGTGGCCATAGAGCAGACATCTCTTAAGATGATGCAGGCAGTAGGAGGTGCACCTGCACGTCCAGCTGGAGAATATATCTGTAATCAGTGTGGTGCTAAGTACACATCCCTAGACAGCTTTCAGACTCACCTAAAAACTCATCTCGACACTGTGCTTCCAAAATTGACCTGTCCTCAGTGCAACAAGGAATTCCCCAACCAAGAATCCTTGCTGAAGCATGTTACCATTCACTTTATGATCACCTCAACGTATTACATCTGTGAGAGTTGCGACAAGCAATTCACATCAGTGGATGACCTTCAGAAACACCTGCTGGACATGCACACCTTTGTCTTCTTTCGCTGTACCCTCTGCCAGGAAGTTTTTGACTCAAAAGTCTCCATTCAGCTCCACTTGGCTGTGAAGCACAGTAATGAAAAGAAAGTCTATAGGTGCACATCTTGCAACTGGGACTTCCGCAATGAGACTGACTTGCAGCTCCATGTGAAACACAACCACCTGGAAAACCAAGGGAAAGTGCATAAGTGCATCTTCTGCGGTGAGTCCTTTGGCACCGAGGTGGAGCTGCAATGCCACATCACCACTCACAGTAAGAAGTACAACTGCAAGTTCTGTAGCAAAGCCTTCCATGCGATCATTTTGTTAGAAAAGCACTTGCGAGAAAAACATTGTGTATTCGAAACCAAGACACCCAACTGTGGAACAAATGGAGCTTCCGAGCAAGTGCAGAAAGAGGAAGTGGAGCTGCAGACTTTGCTGACCAACAGCCAGGAGTCCCACAACAGTCACGATGGGAGCGAAGAAGACGTTGACACCTCTGAGCCTATGTACGGCTGCGACATTTGTGGGGCAGCCTACACTATGGAAACTTTGCTGCAGAATCACCAGCTCCGAGACCACAACATCAGACCTGGAGAAAGTGCCATTGTGAAAAAGAAAGCTGAGCTCATTAAAGGGAATTACAAGTGCAACGTGTGCTCTCGAACCTTCTTCTCCGAAAATGGCCTCCGTGAACATATGCAGACCCACCTAGGCCCTGTCAAACACTACATGTGCCCTATTTGCGGAGAGCGGTTTCCCTCCCTTTTAACTCTTACTGAACACAAAGTCACGCATAGTAAGAGTCTTGATACTGGAAACTGCCGGATTTGCAAGATGCCTCTCCAGAGTGAAGAGGAGTTTTTAGAGCATTGCCAAATGCACCCTGACTTGAGGAATTCCCTGACGGGCTTTCGCTGCGTGGTGTGCATGCAGACAGTGACCTCCACCTTGGAACTCAAAATCCATGGGACATTCCACATGCAAAAGACAGGGAATGGGTCTGCAGTTCAGACCACAGGGCGTGGCCAGCACGTCCAAAAACTGTACAAGTGCGCATCTTGCCTCAAAGAATTCCGTTCCAAGCAAGATCTGGTGAAACTTGACATCAATGGCCTGCCATATGGTCTGTGTGCCGGCTGCGTGAATCTCAGTAAGAGCGCCAGCCCAGGCATTAACGTCCCTCCCGGCACAAATAGACCAGGCTTGGGCCAGAATGAGAATCTGAGTGCCATCGAGGGCAAAGGCAAGGTGGGGGGACTGAAGACACGCTGCTCTAGCTGCAATGTTAAGTTTGAGTCTGAAAGTGAACTCCAGAACCACATCCAAACCGTCCACCGAGAGCTCGTGCCAGACAGCAACAGCACACAGTTGAAAACGCCCCAAGTATCACCAATGCCCAGAATCAGTCCCTCCCAGTCGGATGAG GATATTGTCTTCTCTATGACTGAAGAGACCAGCGCTCATGCCAACACTACTGAGATCTGGAATCTCAGCATAGCTTCACCGTGA